GGCCTCGACGAATCCATCGAGTTCGCTACCACCGTGCGGCCGCACGCCTTTCGATACGAGCGGAATGACATCGAGCACTATGTCGCCGATGCTGAAGAACAGCCCCCTGCGGTCGCGGATCAGTTCCGGCTGATTTCGCCAGAGCTGCTGTCTTACAGCGCTGTTCATGTCGGAGTCGGTGACCAGAGCGACCAGCTCGGCATACGCGACCACCTCGTCGACGGATGGATCGGCGGGCGGCTCCGGGATATTCCCGCACACAAAGGTGTCGAAGTCGCACCCGCGCGTCGGTGTGAGGATGCGCCGCCAGAACCGCACGAGGCACTCGTGTGCCGCACCGCCGTCCTGTGCGGCGGCCAGCAGCGCGAGCCGCTCGCCCCGCCGGGTCGGTGCGGCCGCCTCGACCGCCCGCAGTGATGCCCGCCGCCACGCCAGCGACCTGAATTCCCCATCGAGCCGGGCGCTTTCGGCGGCGACGGCCTCGCCGATGGACCGCTCCCCGTGCAGCACATCGGTAATCGAGCTCAGCCCGAGACCGAGCGCGCGCAGCCGCCGCACCAGAAGCAGACGCTCGGTCGCGCTGTCCGCGTCGAACATCCGATGCCCGCCCGCGCTCCGGCGGGATTCGAGAATGCCTTCGTCGCAGTAGAACCGGATCGTTCGCACCGGAAGGCCGGTGTTACGCGCCAACTCTCCGATGCTCACCAGCACCCTGGGCCGTGTGTCGTCTGTCACAACGTGTTGAACCTCCACCCCGATGGAGCTTTTAGCGTACTGGCATTGCCGCTCGAAATGTCGCACAGGAAAGGGTGATTCGTGGCTATCACGCAGGAGGAAGTCGTGGCTGGCATTGCGGAGATCATCGAGGAGGTGACCGGCATCGACGCTTCGGAGGTGGCGATGGAGAGGTCCTTCGTCGACGATCTGGAGGTCGACTCGTTGTCGCTGGTGGAGATTGTCGTGCAGGTGGAGGACAGGTACGGCGTGCGGGTTCCGGATGGGGACCTGGAGGATCTGCGGACCGTCGGCGACGCGGTCGCCTATGTCCAGCGGATGGAGGCCGACCGGCGTTCATAGGACCGCCGCGCAATTTCATC
The Nocardia terpenica genome window above contains:
- a CDS encoding MerR family transcriptional regulator; its protein translation is MTDDTRPRVLVSIGELARNTGLPVRTIRFYCDEGILESRRSAGGHRMFDADSATERLLLVRRLRALGLGLSSITDVLHGERSIGEAVAAESARLDGEFRSLAWRRASLRAVEAAAPTRRGERLALLAAAQDGGAAHECLVRFWRRILTPTRGCDFDTFVCGNIPEPPADPSVDEVVAYAELVALVTDSDMNSAVRQQLWRNQPELIRDRRGLFFSIGDIVLDVIPLVSKGVRPHGGSELDGFVEAHASARRERDSRRFREQLLVGATDTDHRIHRYWALIGQLFGTSVTVGQAHHWLYDALVYCAAPQERRGDSV
- a CDS encoding acyl carrier protein yields the protein MAITQEEVVAGIAEIIEEVTGIDASEVAMERSFVDDLEVDSLSLVEIVVQVEDRYGVRVPDGDLEDLRTVGDAVAYVQRMEADRRS